In one Hymenobacter sp. DG25B genomic region, the following are encoded:
- a CDS encoding putative DNA modification/repair radical SAM protein: MNERIQEKLSILADAAKYDVSCSSSGGKRKNENRGLGNAEGMGICHSYTEDGRCVSLLKILLTNHCIFDCAYCVSRRSNDVKRAAFTVDEVVDLTMNFYRRNYIEGLFLSSGIFSSPDYTMERLVRIIKKLRTEHKFNGYIHVKAIPGASEELIQEAGLYADRLSVNIELPSEMSLTKLAPEKNYQEILTPMAQIRDGIILNKEEKSLFKKVPQFATAGQSTQLIVGASAENDHQIIQLTDSLYKGYGLKRVYYSGYIPVTDDARLPQVTQPPLIREHRLYQTDWLMRFYGFQVDEILDPAHPFLDLEIDPKLAWALRNRHVFPVDVNTADFEMILRIPGVGARSAKRIVAARRFAPITLDHLHKFGVVLKRAKFFLTCRGQALEKREFDEQTIRRQILFGAGSVRSALVTQQLDLFAQAS, translated from the coding sequence ATGAACGAGCGAATTCAGGAAAAGCTAAGTATTTTGGCAGATGCCGCCAAGTACGATGTGTCCTGCTCCAGCAGCGGCGGCAAGCGAAAAAATGAGAACCGTGGCCTGGGCAATGCCGAGGGCATGGGCATCTGCCACAGCTATACTGAGGATGGCCGCTGCGTGAGTTTGCTGAAAATTTTGCTCACCAACCACTGCATTTTCGACTGCGCCTACTGCGTATCGCGCCGCAGCAATGACGTGAAGCGCGCCGCCTTTACCGTAGATGAAGTAGTGGACCTGACCATGAACTTCTACCGCCGCAACTACATCGAAGGTCTGTTTTTAAGCAGCGGCATTTTTTCCTCCCCCGACTATACCATGGAGCGGCTGGTGCGCATCATCAAAAAGCTGCGCACCGAGCACAAGTTCAACGGCTACATTCACGTGAAAGCCATTCCGGGCGCTTCCGAGGAGCTGATCCAGGAAGCCGGCCTGTACGCCGACCGCCTGAGCGTGAATATTGAGCTGCCCTCGGAAATGAGCCTGACCAAGCTGGCACCCGAGAAGAACTACCAGGAAATTCTGACGCCCATGGCGCAAATCCGGGACGGCATCATTCTGAATAAAGAAGAAAAGTCGCTGTTCAAGAAAGTGCCGCAGTTTGCCACGGCCGGCCAAAGCACCCAGCTGATTGTGGGCGCCTCCGCTGAAAACGACCATCAGATTATTCAGCTTACCGACTCGCTCTACAAAGGCTACGGGCTGAAGCGCGTGTACTACTCCGGCTACATTCCCGTGACCGACGACGCCCGCCTGCCGCAGGTAACGCAGCCCCCACTCATCCGGGAGCACCGCCTGTACCAGACGGATTGGCTGATGCGCTTCTACGGCTTTCAGGTCGATGAAATCCTGGACCCCGCCCACCCTTTCCTGGACCTGGAAATCGACCCCAAGCTGGCCTGGGCCCTGCGCAACCGCCACGTTTTCCCGGTAGATGTGAATACTGCTGATTTTGAAATGATTCTGCGCATTCCCGGTGTGGGCGCGCGCTCCGCGAAGCGCATTGTGGCGGCCCGGCGGTTTGCGCCCATCACCCTGGACCACCTGCACAAGTTTGGGGTGGTGCTGAAGCGCGCCAAGTTCTTTCTTACCTGCCGCGGCCAGGCCCTGGAAAAGCGGGAGTTTGATGAGCAGACCATCCGCCGCCAGATTCTATTCGGCGCGGGCTCGGTCCGTTCCGCCCTCGTCACCCAGCAGCTCGATTTGTTTGCCCAGGCTTCCTAA
- a CDS encoding alpha/beta fold hydrolase — MAFDLEHHQVPTNGIMLHVVQCGLPAGPLVVLLHGFPEFWYGWRHQIPALAAAGFRVWAPDQRGYNLSSKPPRVADYTIDTLGADILGLLEAAGREKATVIGHDWGAAVAWWLAAHHPERLRRVAILNVPHPAVLRQALRQMPRQLLKSWYIFFFQLPWLPEKLFRRRQFRFGRGALRGTSRPGTFTSEDLHRYTEAWAQPGTLTGMLNWYRAAFRRHRLGKQAMKNISIPVRILWGKQDAFLEPELAQLSLPLCEQGELLYFGDATHWLHQEEPAAVNMLLLEFMQADKPASAV, encoded by the coding sequence ATGGCTTTCGACCTGGAACATCACCAAGTGCCCACCAACGGCATCATGCTGCACGTAGTGCAGTGCGGCCTTCCGGCCGGGCCGCTGGTGGTACTGCTGCACGGCTTTCCGGAGTTCTGGTACGGCTGGCGCCATCAGATACCGGCGCTGGCTGCGGCTGGTTTCCGGGTGTGGGCCCCCGACCAGCGCGGCTACAACCTCAGCAGCAAGCCCCCACGCGTAGCCGATTATACCATTGACACCTTGGGAGCTGATATTCTGGGGTTACTGGAGGCTGCCGGCCGTGAGAAAGCCACGGTCATTGGTCACGACTGGGGGGCGGCCGTGGCGTGGTGGCTGGCCGCGCATCATCCGGAGCGGTTGCGGCGGGTAGCCATTCTGAATGTACCGCACCCGGCGGTGCTTAGACAGGCGCTGCGCCAGATGCCGCGACAGCTGCTTAAAAGCTGGTATATCTTCTTCTTTCAGCTGCCCTGGCTGCCCGAGAAACTGTTTCGGCGGCGTCAGTTCCGGTTTGGCCGGGGCGCTTTGCGCGGCACCAGCCGCCCCGGAACTTTTACTTCCGAGGATTTGCACCGCTACACGGAGGCCTGGGCCCAGCCGGGTACCCTCACCGGCATGCTGAACTGGTACCGGGCCGCGTTTCGAAGGCATAGACTAGGAAAACAGGCTATGAAAAATATATCTATCCCAGTGCGCATTCTCTGGGGAAAGCAGGATGCTTTTCTGGAGCCGGAGTTAGCGCAGCTGAGTTTGCCGCTCTGTGAGCAGGGCGAGCTACTCTATTTCGGGGATGCTACCCACTGGCTGCATCAGGAGGAGCCAGCAGCGGTAAATATGCTGCTGTTGGAATTTATGCAGGCCGATAAACCGGCTTCTGCTGTCTGA